ACCTGTTTTTGGCTCTCCAAATATTTAATAGTTGTATCTAACATTAAAAAAGTAAAATCATTTAAATAAAAAGGAATTAAAAGAACGTACCCATGCTCCGCAAAGCTTGGCGTAGAGTGTTGGGCTTGCTCCCCCTGCATTCTACCCCCTTCCCTTCTACCTCTTCGGTGAAGGATATGTTCTGATCATACCAAGTTGCAGTCAGATGTAGTAGTCTAAAAAAAGAGATGACGAGAACAAAGGCAGAGTCTGACGGGTGCATATGGCTCAAGTAACGCAAGCAGTACCCCATCTAGATTTAGAGACGGTAAAACAAAGAGTAAAGTTGGCGCAATCGCATTGGGAAAGGCAAAAATGGCTAGTGATATACAATGCGAGCGCAGATCCAAGAACAGCAGCCGAGATAGCTGTACACGTAGGGGTATCAAAAGGGTTTGTCAGAAAAGTAATTCAACAATACAACCGCAAGGGAGAAGCTGGATTATCAGCGTCAGGGAAAGGCGGTAGACATAATTGCTATCTAAGCTGGGAGCAAGAAAAAGAACTGATAGATTCTTTTAAAGAAAAGGCACGCAGTGGTCAAGTGGCAACAGCAATGCAAATAAAACTTGCGTATGAAAAGAAATGTGGTTTTACTGTGCATAAAACTACAATTTATCGCCTATTAGAACGGCATCAGTGGCGCAAAATTATCCCAAGACCAACTCATCCCAAAAAAGACCCAAATTCTGTTGATGAATTTAAAAAAACTTTCCTCAACTAGTAGAAAAAATTAATCAAACAAGAGACCCATCTGATACTAGACCTGTAGTATTAATGGCAGGAGATGAAGGCAGGTTTGGTCGGATTGGAGAAGTTAGGGCTTGTTGGTGTCCCCAAGGTATACGCCCAACTGTGCCAAAACAACAAGTCAGGCAGTATATTTATGCTTACGCCGCAGTTGCACCCGAATTAGGCAAAATGACTTGCTTAACTTTGCCTTATGCTAATACTAAAATGATGAATTTATTTTTATCACAAATTTCCCAAGAATTTGCTGATTATTTTGTAATTTTACAGTTAGATAAAGCATCTTGGCATCGTTCTAATGCTTTAAATGTTCCTGAAAATATTCGTTTAATTTTTCAACCTGCTCATAGCCCAGAATTAATGCCGGTTGAACACATCTGGGAAGACATTCGAGAAAAACACTTTTATAATCAAGTCTTTCCTACTTTAGACCACGTTGAGGACGTACTATGCCAGGGTTTAATCGACCTTTGTTCTGATAGCGATCGCCTGCGTTCTTTAACTTTTTTTCCTCATCTCAGAATACTACCTCTGAACGCAACTTAGTATCAGAATTCAGAATAATTCGTCTATCGATCTGTTTGTGTTAAGTTTATTTTGCCAGTTGTCAACCTTCTATGTGAGATTTAATGCGAACACAAGGATTAATATAAAGTATGAAATAGAAAACAGAAGATAAAGCTAAATTCGATTTGCCAAATGTGCCACCATTGCGATTAACTCTGTTGGCGGTGCTAGTTTATGTAAATGTGATTGAAAGCCAGCTTCGATTACTTTTGCTTGGTCTTCTGCAAGATAAGCTGTTAAAGCAGCAATAGGAATTTGATATCCTTTTTCTGTTTCTAATGCTTTGAGTTTGCGAATTAAACTATAGCCATCTTCATCAGGCATTCTGAGATCACTGATGATGACATCAGGACGCGATCGCTCTAATTCTTGCAAAGCTTCTGCCACGGTTGCAACGGTTGTCACTACAACCCCATGTTGTATAAGCATTGCTGTAATTAACTCGCGGCTATCGGCTTCATCATCAATGAACAGTACGCGTAAACCATCCAGCCTATTTTGTCTTTCTATAGTTGTACTCAAGCTAGACATTTGCCCAGTCTGGGCTAATTGTTTGTACTTGGTAATATCATACAGGCATATCTGTAACGCACCTAAAGCCCCCGAAGTTTCTCTCCCAGCTTTCACTAAGAGTATTGCATTAAACGCTTGGCGATCGCGCGGACAAATGGAAACTTCAAATTCTTGCACAGACTTTTCATTCAAAGACTGCTTCAGTTTGCTGACAAATAATTGATGCTCTTTTTGAGCTACAAAATTGATTAATGATTTACCAATCAGCAAACTAGGAAATACATTTAACAAGGCAGCAGCAGTATAATTTATTTCTAAAATAATTCCTTCGGCACTTGTTACCAAAGAAGCATTAGGCGCTAATTTGAACAAATCATGATAAACCTGACATTCTGATATTAAAGTTTCATTTTGCTGTAGTAATTCTTGTTCTACAGTTTTGATTAATTCTAAATTAGTCTGAATTTCGGCTTTAAGAAATTCCAGATTTTGTATATAAGTGTTGAGAGTTTTTAAGGCGGAGATAGCCTGTTGCTGTTGTATAGGCGACTGGGTTATATATTGTTCCAGTGCCTCTATTTGCTGTTGAATTCTTTCAAAGAAATAGCTTAACTCTTCTTGTCTCACAACTATTTTACCTTTTCTGTTACAGGTATATTACTTAACTCAATACTTTTGCTAATTTAAGGGTATGAAGAGAGCAAGCTGATGTATTAGAGACGACATTTAATTAGTTACTGTACAATTCTAAAACCTTGTTTATATTTAGAGGAATAACGAACCACAGAGGTTTCAGAGAAATAAAAGTTTAACAGATTTAATGAAAAGCAGGGAAGAGCGATCGCAATTCTGACTCACGCGAGACGCATATATTTTGTTCTAGTCACTGTAATCTAAGTACTATATATCAATAATCGAGAAAAATGGGAATCTTGCTATGAGGTACTTATTTATAGTTTGGGTACTCATACTAACTTTCATCTTTTCCAGTGAGGTACTTGCTGAAGCAAAACCCTCATATAACCTAATTCCTGGCTTGGGGACTTATCATCATCCAGTTTCAACCCAAAATCTTGAAGCACAAAAGTTTTTTGACCAGGGATTAAATTTAGTTTACGGCTTTAATCATGATGAAGCGGTGCTTTCTTTTCAACACGCGGCGGAACTTGACCCAAAAATGGCGATGGCTTACTGGGGTATTGCTTTGGCTTTAGGGCCGAATATCAACGCCATTATCACTACGGAAAAGGAACAAACTGCATATCACGCAATACAACAAGCTTTGACACTGGCAGAAAAAGCGCCAGTTCTAGAACAAGATTATATTGCGGCTTTAGCAAAGCGTTATGCTGCCAATCCTGATGCAGATTTGCCGCAATTACAAGTGAACTATGCCCAAGCGATGGCAAACCTCACCCAAAAATATCCTGATGATTTGGATGCAGCCACACTGTTTGCAGAAAGTTTGATGGATTTGCATCCGTGGCAACTTTGGACACATGATGGTCAACCGCAAGCAGATACAAAAGAAATTGTCGCGGTTTTAGAATCGGTCTTGCAACAAAATCCCAATCATCCGGGGGCAAATCATTACTATATTCATGCGGTGGAAGCTTCACTACATCCAGAACTTGCCCTCGCCAGTGCGAAACGGTTGGAACATCTTGTTCCCGCCGCTGGACATTTGGTACACATGCCTAGCCATATTTATTTTCGTGTGGGAGATTATCAAGGGGCAATGCGATCAAATGCACAAGCGATCGCCGAAGATACTGCCTATATCAGTAAAAATAAAATTCAGGGATTTTATGCCCAAATGTACTTTAGCCACAATGTACATTTTCTCATGGTGGCTAGTAGTATGGCGGGTAGATATCAAGATGCACTCCAAGCTGCTGATACGTTAATTGCCCACGCCAATTCTCTCGGTTCTCATATACCTATGGTCGAGGGATTTTTGGGCAGTAAAATGCTGATACAAGCCAGGTTTAATGATTGGGAGGCAATTTTACACACTCCACCACCAGAGGCGACTTTACCAACAACCACAGCACTTTGGCATTTTACCCAAGGTTTAGCCCATACAGCTACAGGCAATCTGCAAAGTGCGGCTGATGAAAGCAGCGCCTTACAAGTTGCAATCCAAAAACTTCCGCCTGGGGTGACTATTGGGTTTACTCCGGCTAATCGTATTCTTTATATCGCGCAAAAAGTTCTGGAAGGCAAAATTGCCAAAGCTAACCATAACTACGACTCGGCAATTAGATACTTAGAACAAGCAGTAGTAGGGGAAGATGCCCTTGATTATGTAGAACCCCCAGATTGGTATTTTCCCACCAGAGAAACATTAGGGGGTGTGCTGTTAGCCAAGGGTGATTATGCTACAGCCGAAAAAGTGTTTCGTGCTGATTTAGAAAAGTATCCCCATAATGGAAGGTCTTTATTTGGTTTGCAAGCAAGTTTACAAGCCCAAGGTAAAGATGATGCAGCCAAATTGACGCAGACTGAATTTATCACCGCATGGCAAAACACAGACACGCAGTTAAAAATAGAAAATTTGTAAAAAAGAAGTGGGTGCGATCGCACCCACTCTAAGATATTCAATAAATAATGATGGCGAATCTTGACAAGAACCTGTCACCTATCACCTATCACCTATCACCTTTTATATAACTTTCGCCGCGACGGAGTTCTGCGTAAAGGTACAACTTCAGCTTCGTTACTTTCTCTGGCTACTCGAATCAACAATGCAGCAGCAACTAAACTGGCAATCATGGAATTACCACCGTAACTAAACATTGGTAAAGGTAAGCCTGTAGTTGGCAAAGCGCCTGTCGCAACGGCGATATGTAATAAAGATTGTCCAATCATGACAATTGTGACACCGATCGCCACTAAGCGATTAGTGGGATTTTTGGCTTTCATCGCCACAATTAATCCTAAAGTGGTAAACACCGCTAACATCAGCAGCAGTGCAATACCCCCCACAAAGCCAAACTCTTCCGCGAAGACAGCAAAAATAAAGTCGGTATCTTGAATGGGTAAGAAAAATTGTTTTTGCTGCGAAAATCCATAGCCAGCGCCCCAAGTTTGACCAGAACCGACAGCTAGTAAACTTTGAACTAACTGATAGCCATCGCCTGTCGCATCTGCCCAGGGGTTGAGAAAAGACATTACCCGCTTGCGCTGATATTCTTTGATGCTAATACTGAGTACAGCTAATAATACTCCGCCTATTGCTGTTCCGCCCAGATATTTATAAGGTAGTCCAGCGGCTACGGCAATTAACCAAATTGTCATACCGCAAAGTGCCGTTGTACTCAGGTTAGGCTGGGCAAGAATTCCTAAGAGGACTAAACCAAAAATCCCTATCCAAGTCAAGCGCACTCGCCAAGGTAATTGTTCCCACTGTCCAAAGAGTCTGGCACTTTGCAACACTAAAAAGGGTTTAATTAATTCTGAAGGTTGAATGGGAATGGGGCCAATAGCTATCCAACGCGCTGCATCAAAAGCTTTTTTACCCAACCCAGGGACGAGGGTAACGAAAATTAACAGTAAAAACAGTCCTAAAAACCAATGGGATACCCGCAAAATGTTGCGTAACGGCAGATTCACAATAAAGTTGAAGGCTATTAGCGAAACTAACACCCAGATAATCTGACGTTTGAAGTAATATAATCCGTCACCATGCCGTGCGTCGGCAACTGGGTAAGATGCTGAATACAGGACAATTAACCCAAAAAATAACCAAATTAAGGTTAACCAGCGCAACAGTCGCGCCTCTACAGCCCAGCTAGTAACGGAATTATCAAAAATGGGAATCAGTCGAGTTAGATTCACGATTTAGTACAGGTAAAACTTAAAAATTCAGGTATAAACTCATAACTTATAACTTATAACTCAAATATGATGCACCGCTTGCATTACACCATTAATATAAGTTGAGATGGATGAATTATTTTTTACTTCTACTGTGTCTAAAAGTTTACTGACAGTAGCGATCGCTTCTTGTATATTCTGCACTAGGTAAGCTTTTTTAGCTCGTTTTTCTTGGCGATCGTACAAGCGCTCAAAAGCAAACGCTACCAAGGGTACATTTACTGCGGCACATTCATAAACTGTGTTATATCCTGCACCCCCAACTACAACATCAGCTGCGGCTAAACATTCCATTCCTGGATGATGACTTATCCATAAAGCTTCGGGTACATCTGCGGGACAATTTGCAGCTAAAATTCTGACTGCACACTGCGGGAAATGTTGCTGTAGGTACAGGGTGAGTTGAGTAAACAAAGATAATTCTGATGCTTTTCCAGCTGCACAAACAACAATAGTTTTGATATCTGGCTCAACTTTTAAGATACGCGATCGCACACTCATTTTATCTGGCAATTCTCTAGCATTCCGAATCAACCAAGGCGCTGTATGCTGGACATTCGCTAAGTCAGCCAAAGGTAAGTCTTCTCCTTCGCCGGGGACAATTACTGCATCATAATTATCTTTGACAAAAGACCGCAAATTTTTGGCAGACACATAGTCTGGGTTAATATCTCGATGAATTAAAATCCGGGGTATGGGTTGTAACTGGGGTAATATATCTGCTAACTCACCACCCAAACCTCTAGGAAAAGTATCAACAATTAAGCGATCGTAGCGAGTTTTGAGGATAATTTCGCGTACTTGCTGACAAGTTGCAGAAATACCAGCTTTGTCAGGAATCCAATGGACTGTGCAACCTTCATTATTGATTTGTAATGCGTAGGGACTGTTAGTAATAATTCTAACTTTTCTTTCTTTGGCTGCAATTCTCCCCAAGGACAAAGCACGATTTAGATGTCCCCAACCACCCCCAAGGGCATAAATTAACCAAGTGTTAGTCAAGTCTCAAGTATGAAGTGTGAAGTATGAAGTCTGAAATTATCCCATCCGTTATGGTGATGCGGGATGTTTTAAACAATTTTTAACTGTATGCTTTATAGTTTTGTCGTTTCTCAACTTGCTCCCATATTAGTTTCAAAATCACTATCTCTTTCGTTTTCTAAACTTACGGCATCAGCTTCGGTAAAGTCTACATTACCTGTTTCGGGGTCGTAGGAATAATTATCGCGGTCATGATAATAACTACTACCCCAATAACGGTAACTACCATATTCGGGATAATAAGCATAATCATCATCATAAAACGCATTACAATCAGGGCAGTTTGTGTTGTCGGTGCGTCCACAACGGCGTTTAAACAAAAAGCCTACCATGCGATCGCATTCCCAGGCGGGACTGGCAAAGTTGAGGACAATTTCACAACTGCCAATTTGAATGCGATCGCCATTTTGCAAAATACCATTAGTTAACTGCACACCGTTAACTTTAATTGCATTATTTGGATTTTGGTCAACAATTGTTAACACTTGATTTTGCCAATCAATTAAAGCATGATAATCTGCAATTAAGTCATCAGCGATGACAATGATAGAAACACTTTGCTCATCAATTTGTTGTGGCATTGTGGAAAACTGTCTGCCAATAGCCACTGGTGTTGCTAACAATTGTTCTGTGCGATCGCCTGTATTTGGATCTCTCCAAGTTAGGTGTATTTGCAAAGTCTATTGTCCTCCTGTTAAATTTACAGCATAAGCCAAAGCCGCCTGCTGTTCGCGGTTGAGAACATCAAAACCAAAGCAAGCAAATGCAATAGGTGTAATACTCGATTTTGTATAGAACACTGTTTTGCCTGATGAATTTTTTAAAGCGGTTTTACCTTCTTTAACTTTTACTTGATAAACTAGCTGGTTATTGGGTTTTAAGATTTCCCAGCCATTATCGTCAGACTTAATTTGATAAACAACTTTTTTACCAGCATCTTCTAGGTTTAAACCACCGTTATTCTGCTTTCTCAGGACATATAACTCTTTATTTTGTTCAGGATTTTCTAACTTCCAGTAACCTTTGGCTGTCACTACATAACCCAAAGTTTTATCAGCAGCATTCTTAAATTTAACTTTCCCTGATTTATCGGCTTTAATTCTAACTAATTCTTTTTCTTTCCCATCAACTAACTTAGCTCCATCCGCTTGCTGTTTAAGAGAAAATAAATCTGTACCTCCTTCCGTTTTAAACTTAATTTTTTCACTCGAAGTCGCAACATTAGTTGTATTTTCAGCAACAGGAGAACTGTTAACCTGATTTGGCTCTACACTACTTTTATTTGTATTGCTACATCCTAAAAGAGCAGTAATCACAAAAAATAAAACTACAACTTTTAAAACTGTGTCTTTCATTTATTTAACTTGTAATAATATATCTAATTTTCTGCATCGCTTTCCGTAAAATTAACTAGTCTTTTTTGCATCTAGCTATTTAGACAAAGATTTAGCTAAATTTAATACATGATAAAGACTTAAAAACATTGCTGTAACTGTTTGATAAATTTCTGCTTGATTATCAGCTACATTAGGGGCAATTCTCACAGCAAGCTGCATAGATTTATCTGTTAATCTTAAGTTTCGTAGATTAGATAATTTTGGTAATTTTAATGCCCCATCAATTTCAGATTGCAGAATTTTTATTGCTCCATAACGACGCTGAGAATAGGTAAGATTTAAGTGAATATCTAAGCCTCCAGATTTAATTTTTGATTTGTATTTGCTTTTTCCACTACTACCGCGCTTCCAGCCATACTGTTTTTTAGATAAAGACGTTGCAGATAATTCAAAGCGAGTTTTATCTAAAAATGATCCTTGAATACTGATCCATTCATGTTGATAATTATCTATCTTCCAACCAGATTTATGAGGATGTGGTGTTGTCGTTGTTTTATATTCATTTTTATGAATTGGTTGAAAAGACAAATTTAACTTAACATTAGTGTTAGCATCCATATCTCTAGATAGCATTTGCAAAATTTTTTGAGCTGCTTGATAGCGATAATTGATGACATTAATTCTGCCAAATTTTGCCCTAGTTATCAATGCCACAATAAAAGCGATCGCCAAACCCAA
This window of the Nostoc sp. HK-01 genome carries:
- a CDS encoding cell cycle protein, which gives rise to MNLTRLIPIFDNSVTSWAVEARLLRWLTLIWLFFGLIVLYSASYPVADARHGDGLYYFKRQIIWVLVSLIAFNFIVNLPLRNILRVSHWFLGLFLLLIFVTLVPGLGKKAFDAARWIAIGPIPIQPSELIKPFLVLQSARLFGQWEQLPWRVRLTWIGIFGLVLLGILAQPNLSTTALCGMTIWLIAVAAGLPYKYLGGTAIGGVLLAVLSISIKEYQRKRVMSFLNPWADATGDGYQLVQSLLAVGSGQTWGAGYGFSQQKQFFLPIQDTDFIFAVFAEEFGFVGGIALLLMLAVFTTLGLIVAMKAKNPTNRLVAIGVTIVMIGQSLLHIAVATGALPTTGLPLPMFSYGGNSMIASLVAAALLIRVARESNEAEVVPLRRTPSRRKLYKR
- a CDS encoding TPR repeat-containing protein, giving the protein MRYLFIVWVLILTFIFSSEVLAEAKPSYNLIPGLGTYHHPVSTQNLEAQKFFDQGLNLVYGFNHDEAVLSFQHAAELDPKMAMAYWGIALALGPNINAIITTEKEQTAYHAIQQALTLAEKAPVLEQDYIAALAKRYAANPDADLPQLQVNYAQAMANLTQKYPDDLDAATLFAESLMDLHPWQLWTHDGQPQADTKEIVAVLESVLQQNPNHPGANHYYIHAVEASLHPELALASAKRLEHLVPAAGHLVHMPSHIYFRVGDYQGAMRSNAQAIAEDTAYISKNKIQGFYAQMYFSHNVHFLMVASSMAGRYQDALQAADTLIAHANSLGSHIPMVEGFLGSKMLIQARFNDWEAILHTPPPEATLPTTTALWHFTQGLAHTATGNLQSAADESSALQVAIQKLPPGVTIGFTPANRILYIAQKVLEGKIAKANHNYDSAIRYLEQAVVGEDALDYVEPPDWYFPTRETLGGVLLAKGDYATAEKVFRADLEKYPHNGRSLFGLQASLQAQGKDDAAKLTQTEFITAWQNTDTQLKIENL
- a CDS encoding Forkhead-associated protein, translating into MQIHLTWRDPNTGDRTEQLLATPVAIGRQFSTMPQQIDEQSVSIIVIADDLIADYHALIDWQNQVLTIVDQNPNNAIKVNGVQLTNGILQNGDRIQIGSCEIVLNFASPAWECDRMVGFLFKRRCGRTDNTNCPDCNAFYDDDYAYYPEYGSYRYWGSSYYHDRDNYSYDPETGNVDFTEADAVSLENERDSDFETNMGAS
- a CDS encoding putative PAS/PAC sensor protein, whose product is MRQEELSYFFERIQQQIEALEQYITQSPIQQQQAISALKTLNTYIQNLEFLKAEIQTNLELIKTVEQELLQQNETLISECQVYHDLFKLAPNASLVTSAEGIILEINYTAAALLNVFPSLLIGKSLINFVAQKEHQLFVSKLKQSLNEKSVQEFEVSICPRDRQAFNAILLVKAGRETSGALGALQICLYDITKYKQLAQTGQMSSLSTTIERQNRLDGLRVLFIDDEADSRELITAMLIQHGVVVTTVATVAEALQELERSRPDVIISDLRMPDEDGYSLIRKLKALETEKGYQIPIAALTAYLAEDQAKVIEAGFQSHLHKLAPPTELIAMVAHLANRI